In one Prosthecochloris aestuarii DSM 271 genomic region, the following are encoded:
- a CDS encoding AMP-dependent synthetase/ligase: MGLIYSDFSTLPDLFNKVFTHYKGQPDKFPLARKVNGKYEPISYDSLREDVSDLAAFLKDKGIEPGDRVAILSENRPGWYLADMAILSIGAIDVPLYPSLPPNQIEYILKDSGSKVIIVSNMLQLGKIISVWQDLPELDSIIVMNRLEEPEEGVIELSEAKKRGKKILAETPDFVSYQMIKPDDIATIIYTSGTTGVPKGVMLTHRNICENIKSCSTIIRLDESDRSLSFLPLSHAYERTGGYYLLFACGAAIYLAESIETVSLNIAEAKPTIIFTVPRLFDRIRTNILKQIANESPVKQKIFNWACSTGMQYHKSSEKGKISPTLTLQHKVAEKLVYHKISQKFGGSLRFFVSGGAALPQKVGEFFQGLGITILEGFGLTETSPVTNVNRPENVKFGTVGPVVNNVEISIASDGEILFRGPSIMKGYWNDEAATKEVIYDGWFHTGDIGELDEDGYLRITDRKKHIIVTSGGKNIAPLPIEHLIAESPYVDQVMVVGEKRPFLTALIVPNYNELKNYAEENDISSASGSELLKDKQINKLFENLLRTVSRQLATHEKVRKFLLIPEQFSIENGQLTPTLKLKRRAISSKFEKEINSLYKAMVYNTE; encoded by the coding sequence ATGGGACTTATCTATTCAGATTTCAGCACACTGCCTGATCTTTTCAACAAAGTCTTCACCCACTACAAAGGGCAGCCCGACAAATTCCCTCTTGCAAGAAAAGTCAACGGGAAATATGAACCGATTTCCTATGATTCGCTGCGTGAAGATGTCTCGGATCTGGCGGCATTTCTCAAAGATAAAGGAATCGAGCCGGGCGATCGTGTTGCCATTCTTTCCGAAAACAGGCCGGGATGGTACCTGGCAGATATGGCAATCCTCTCGATCGGCGCCATCGACGTTCCGCTCTATCCCTCTCTCCCCCCGAACCAGATTGAATATATCCTCAAGGATTCGGGATCGAAAGTGATCATCGTGTCAAATATGCTTCAGCTCGGCAAAATCATCTCTGTATGGCAGGACCTCCCTGAGCTTGACTCTATTATTGTCATGAACAGGCTTGAAGAACCCGAAGAAGGGGTCATTGAGCTTTCGGAAGCCAAAAAAAGAGGAAAAAAGATTCTCGCCGAAACACCCGATTTTGTCAGTTACCAGATGATCAAACCAGATGATATCGCCACAATCATCTACACGTCAGGAACCACCGGGGTGCCGAAAGGGGTCATGCTGACACACCGCAATATCTGCGAAAACATCAAATCATGCTCAACGATCATCAGGCTTGACGAATCTGACAGAAGTCTATCGTTTCTGCCGCTTTCTCATGCCTATGAACGTACCGGCGGCTACTATCTGTTATTCGCATGCGGAGCGGCGATTTATCTGGCCGAAAGCATCGAAACCGTTTCACTCAACATTGCCGAGGCGAAACCTACCATTATTTTTACCGTCCCGAGACTCTTTGACCGTATCAGAACAAATATTCTCAAGCAGATTGCCAATGAAAGCCCGGTTAAACAGAAGATATTCAACTGGGCCTGCAGCACCGGGATGCAATACCACAAGTCCTCAGAGAAGGGTAAAATCTCACCAACCCTGACCTTGCAGCATAAGGTTGCCGAAAAACTCGTCTATCACAAAATCAGTCAGAAGTTCGGGGGCTCACTTCGCTTTTTTGTTTCAGGAGGCGCTGCGTTGCCACAGAAAGTAGGAGAATTTTTCCAGGGGCTGGGAATCACGATTCTTGAAGGTTTCGGACTGACTGAAACATCTCCGGTAACCAATGTCAACAGACCCGAAAATGTCAAGTTCGGTACAGTCGGACCGGTCGTCAACAATGTAGAAATATCAATTGCTTCCGACGGAGAAATTCTTTTCCGGGGGCCCAGTATCATGAAAGGCTACTGGAATGATGAAGCGGCCACAAAAGAGGTCATTTACGACGGCTGGTTCCATACAGGAGATATCGGAGAACTCGATGAAGACGGATACCTTAGAATCACTGACAGAAAGAAACATATCATCGTCACTTCGGGAGGAAAAAACATCGCCCCCCTACCGATAGAACACCTCATTGCAGAAAGCCCCTATGTCGATCAGGTCATGGTGGTAGGAGAAAAACGGCCTTTTCTGACGGCGTTGATCGTACCAAATTATAACGAGCTGAAGAACTATGCGGAGGAAAACGACATCTCTTCGGCTTCAGGCAGCGAGCTGTTGAAAGACAAACAGATCAACAAGCTCTTCGAAAATCTTCTGCGGACAGTTTCAAGACAGCTTGCCACACACGAGAAAGTTCGCAAGTTCCTCCTCATCCCGGAACAGTTTTCCATTGAAAACGGGCAATTGACGCCAACCCTGAAACTCAAACG
- a CDS encoding lysylphosphatidylglycerol synthase transmembrane domain-containing protein — protein MQKKISFSGTTLAGYAGLLTGILLLVWLFLQIDLRASLDLVIDIGWLAPLLLLPYAALHILETIGWKKLFPVATGPIAFRRLFNIQLVSETVSMTVPAGVAVGEPLRPYLCKRFLGVPLPAAVAAVVIRKLVLGLSQGIYTLVGALLGFFWLQELSVQLIGIPGLGWIVLVSALLIIAVFVVLLLMLLDGGMACRLHGLLMAIPFTRLRRWLLRKENSFHETDSELKRFGQTGVKMIVVSTIYYTFAWMMLGVESYLILYLLGAEVAFDKVVVLDTSLTLLRSVVFVIPSGLGIQDFGFLAFFKALAMQDYVVVGGAFVLLRRLKELLWYAAGYALFLYYGIRPGTQDYTNIR, from the coding sequence ATGCAGAAAAAGATCTCTTTTTCAGGAACAACGCTTGCAGGGTATGCCGGGCTTCTGACCGGCATCCTTCTTCTTGTATGGCTTTTTCTGCAGATCGATCTCAGGGCATCGCTGGACCTCGTCATCGATATCGGCTGGCTCGCTCCTCTTCTTCTTCTTCCCTATGCAGCACTGCACATCCTGGAAACGATAGGCTGGAAAAAACTCTTTCCTGTTGCAACCGGGCCGATTGCGTTTCGAAGACTTTTTAACATACAGCTCGTTTCTGAAACCGTTTCGATGACGGTTCCCGCCGGCGTAGCTGTCGGAGAACCTCTTCGTCCCTATCTCTGTAAACGTTTTCTTGGTGTTCCTCTTCCTGCTGCTGTAGCAGCGGTCGTGATTCGTAAACTCGTGCTTGGACTCAGCCAGGGAATCTATACGCTCGTCGGCGCACTGCTGGGTTTTTTCTGGCTGCAGGAGCTCTCTGTACAGCTCATAGGAATACCCGGGCTCGGCTGGATTGTCCTTGTCTCCGCTCTGCTCATTATTGCTGTTTTCGTTGTTCTTCTTCTCATGCTTCTCGATGGAGGCATGGCCTGTCGATTGCATGGTCTGCTCATGGCTATTCCATTTACGCGTCTGAGAAGGTGGCTGTTACGCAAAGAAAATTCTTTTCATGAAACTGACAGTGAGCTCAAACGTTTCGGTCAGACAGGCGTCAAAATGATCGTTGTATCGACTATCTATTACACTTTTGCCTGGATGATGCTGGGTGTCGAGAGTTATCTTATCTTGTATCTTCTTGGTGCTGAGGTTGCGTTTGACAAGGTTGTTGTTCTCGATACATCGTTGACGCTGCTTCGTTCTGTGGTGTTTGTCATACCCTCTGGACTCGGTATTCAGGATTTTGGTTTTTTAGCTTTTTTCAAAGCATTGGCAATGCAGGATTACGTTGTCGTGGGTGGAGCGTTCGTGCTTCTTCGTCGCCTGAAGGAGCTGCTGTGGTATGCTGCAGGTTACGCCCTTTTTCTGTATTACGGTATCAGGCCGGGCACACAGGATTACACGAATATTCGATAA
- a CDS encoding cytidylyltransferase domain-containing protein, whose amino-acid sequence MNRSVAVIPARGGSKGLVNKNIYPVAGKPLLAWSILQAKAAEGIIEVFVSTDSPLIADVAIEYGARVIDRPPHLATDTSTSEAALHHALEEIEQHHQLPSDRVVFLQATSPLRLPGDIDNALQLFVSECADSLMSVTRPDDLTLWEKRATGWESVNFDFRNRAMRQDRPQQYIENGSIYIVSRDVLERVNNRIGAKLSVYCMQFWQTWEVDTIEEIDLIEFYMHKKKLV is encoded by the coding sequence ATGAATCGATCTGTTGCCGTTATCCCTGCAAGAGGGGGATCAAAAGGTCTTGTCAATAAGAATATTTACCCTGTTGCAGGCAAGCCGCTGCTGGCGTGGTCGATTCTTCAGGCTAAAGCAGCCGAGGGGATCATTGAGGTGTTTGTTTCTACAGACAGTCCGCTTATAGCTGACGTTGCTATTGAGTACGGTGCCAGGGTTATCGATCGCCCGCCGCACCTGGCTACCGATACGTCCACTTCTGAGGCGGCGCTTCATCACGCTCTTGAGGAGATTGAGCAGCACCATCAGCTGCCTTCAGACAGGGTTGTTTTTCTTCAGGCCACCTCTCCTCTCCGCTTGCCGGGGGATATCGACAATGCGCTGCAGCTTTTTGTGTCAGAATGTGCCGATTCGCTGATGTCTGTCACAAGACCTGACGACCTGACGCTTTGGGAGAAACGTGCGACCGGATGGGAGAGTGTCAATTTCGATTTTCGCAACAGGGCAATGCGCCAGGACCGGCCGCAGCAGTATATTGAAAACGGTTCTATTTACATTGTATCGAGAGATGTTCTTGAGCGTGTCAATAACCGTATAGGCGCTAAACTCTCGGTGTACTGCATGCAATTCTGGCAGACATGGGAGGTCGACACCATTGAAGAAATAGACCTGATCGAGTTTTACATGCACAAAAAAAAGCTGGTGTAA
- a CDS encoding iron-containing alcohol dehydrogenase yields MNFFLATDIVIDLRSALSLPSVMKQLCITRPGLIYDANLEANLYFHDVLAAIKEAYADCVIYTNSFPGEPTYRHLEDVAAYFREPAPDGFVVIGGGSTMDLAKGVALLQTNAVSALSLKGFPSDVNDPLPLITVPSLLGSGAEVSYNAVFIDEDEGRKLGINSRQNFPKKCVVDPLLSMSAPRKSVIATAMDSMVHCIDSFGSPKQTPLSRVFSIEGFQRIFYALQQDQLDRAESRIDLAIGSICGTVALMNSGDGPSNGFAYYLGVKHQVPHGLAGAVFLKEVMAYNISHGYEKYAVLNPMRETLSARACSEQLMEQMDALYRQLDIPTLSSFGFTRENARDFAHQASQALQGSFAGNPVAFDQESALKVINRLM; encoded by the coding sequence ATGAACTTTTTTCTTGCAACAGACATCGTTATTGATCTTCGATCGGCCTTAAGCCTGCCTTCCGTCATGAAGCAGCTATGTATTACCAGGCCCGGTCTGATCTACGATGCCAATCTCGAGGCCAACCTCTATTTTCACGATGTGCTTGCCGCAATAAAGGAGGCCTATGCCGACTGTGTGATCTATACAAACTCCTTTCCAGGGGAACCAACCTATCGTCATCTTGAGGATGTGGCAGCCTATTTCCGCGAACCTGCGCCTGACGGATTTGTCGTCATTGGCGGAGGAAGCACTATGGACCTCGCTAAAGGAGTTGCGCTGTTGCAGACTAATGCCGTTTCAGCCCTTTCTCTGAAAGGTTTTCCCTCCGACGTCAATGATCCATTGCCGCTCATTACCGTGCCGTCACTTCTCGGAAGTGGTGCGGAAGTGAGTTATAATGCGGTGTTTATTGATGAGGACGAGGGGCGCAAACTGGGGATCAACAGCCGTCAGAATTTTCCGAAAAAGTGCGTTGTCGATCCGTTGCTCTCAATGAGCGCGCCGCGCAAGAGTGTTATCGCAACGGCTATGGACAGCATGGTGCACTGTATTGACAGTTTCGGTTCCCCGAAGCAAACTCCCTTGAGCAGGGTCTTTTCCATAGAGGGTTTTCAGCGGATATTCTATGCGCTTCAGCAGGATCAGCTGGATCGTGCAGAGTCAAGGATCGATCTGGCTATTGGCAGTATCTGTGGAACTGTCGCTCTCATGAATTCCGGAGATGGACCGTCAAACGGTTTTGCCTATTATCTCGGAGTGAAGCACCAGGTCCCGCACGGCCTGGCCGGCGCGGTCTTTCTCAAGGAGGTTATGGCATACAATATCAGTCACGGTTACGAGAAGTATGCCGTTTTGAACCCTATGCGCGAAACCCTTTCTGCCAGGGCCTGTTCTGAACAGTTGATGGAGCAGATGGATGCGCTGTATCGCCAACTCGATATTCCAACGCTTTCTTCATTTGGTTTTACCCGGGAAAATGCCAGGGATTTCGCGCATCAGGCATCTCAGGCGCTTCAGGGCTCTTTTGCCGGTAACCCGGTAGCGTTTGACCAGGAATCGGCCTTGAAGGTTATTAATAGACTTATGTAA
- a CDS encoding DegT/DnrJ/EryC1/StrS family aminotransferase encodes MPGAELIGREELMEIQDLFGKERVNLYRYGPGNYKTREFEAMFAEVMGVKYAHAVSSGTAAIHCALAGAGIGPGDEVIITAWTFIAPVEAISALGAIPVPVEIDETFHLDPLAVERALSSKTKAVVAIPMWAPPQMDELSALCDRHGLVLIEDAAQALGASYRGRKLGTIGQVGSFSFDAGKTLHTGEGGMVITDDRDIYDRVAEFSDHGHMHLAGLARGKDPRRAKGLNYRMSELTAAVGIAQLRKMECILERSKANKRRIKEGLADLAGLTFRSFTDEDGAQGDTLIFSLEKRELALRFEQELLARGFGTKILPEALDWHFAGVWGHLLQQYDRYRDCDLESLWPETGMKLRRSICLNIPVLMDDAAIDELVSAVRSVALNVLGA; translated from the coding sequence ATGCCAGGAGCAGAATTAATCGGTCGTGAGGAACTGATGGAGATTCAGGACCTTTTCGGGAAAGAGAGGGTCAATTTATACCGTTACGGTCCCGGAAATTATAAGACACGCGAGTTTGAGGCTATGTTTGCTGAAGTGATGGGCGTGAAGTATGCTCACGCGGTTTCATCAGGGACCGCTGCTATTCACTGTGCCCTTGCTGGAGCAGGAATCGGGCCCGGTGACGAGGTTATTATCACCGCATGGACCTTTATCGCCCCTGTTGAGGCCATCAGTGCACTGGGCGCAATTCCTGTGCCTGTCGAGATCGATGAAACCTTTCATCTCGACCCCCTCGCGGTAGAAAGAGCGCTATCGTCAAAAACAAAAGCTGTTGTCGCCATTCCTATGTGGGCGCCTCCTCAAATGGACGAGCTGTCAGCGTTGTGCGATCGTCATGGGCTTGTGCTGATAGAAGATGCTGCACAGGCGCTTGGTGCGAGTTATCGCGGACGCAAGCTCGGTACGATCGGACAGGTCGGATCGTTTTCTTTTGATGCCGGTAAAACGCTGCATACGGGAGAGGGAGGAATGGTTATTACCGATGATCGTGACATCTATGACCGTGTTGCTGAGTTTTCCGATCATGGTCATATGCATCTTGCCGGACTGGCGCGCGGCAAAGACCCGAGACGGGCGAAAGGACTGAATTACCGTATGAGTGAGTTGACTGCTGCAGTCGGCATCGCGCAGCTGCGTAAAATGGAGTGTATACTCGAACGCTCCAAGGCCAATAAACGAAGGATCAAAGAGGGGCTTGCTGATCTTGCCGGACTGACGTTCCGCTCCTTCACCGATGAGGACGGCGCCCAGGGCGATACGCTTATTTTCAGTCTCGAGAAGAGGGAACTGGCTCTCAGGTTTGAGCAGGAACTGCTTGCCAGAGGATTCGGGACAAAGATTCTTCCCGAAGCACTCGACTGGCATTTTGCCGGCGTGTGGGGGCATCTTCTGCAACAGTATGATCGATATCGCGACTGTGATCTCGAATCGCTCTGGCCTGAAACCGGTATGAAGCTGCGCCGCAGTATCTGTCTTAATATTCCGGTTTTGATGGATGACGCAGCCATTGATGAGCTGGTCAGTGCGGTACGGTCTGTCGCTTTGAATGTGCTGGGAGCCTGA
- a CDS encoding ParA family protein: MVLVFSNHKGGVGKTTSTLNIGAAMSRLGKKVLLIDIDPQANLSRSLGIQQHENNIYQVLRGNKDIEPIQFGKKLHIIPSSLDLSAAEIELSSETGREYILNEILEPLKSSYDHILIDCPPSLGLLTINALAAGEHVFIPIQAEFLALDGLTKLLDVITKIKKRINDNLEVSGIFVTQYDKRKILNRDVASAIDKHFKEKALSSKIRNNVALAEAPGAGAHIFDYNDKSNGAEDYMALTKEILAVLKKKK; the protein is encoded by the coding sequence ATGGTTCTTGTCTTCTCAAACCACAAAGGCGGGGTTGGCAAAACAACCTCAACGCTCAATATCGGAGCAGCCATGAGCAGGCTCGGCAAAAAAGTTCTGCTCATCGATATCGATCCCCAGGCAAACCTCAGCAGATCTCTCGGCATTCAGCAGCATGAAAACAATATCTACCAGGTCCTGAGGGGAAACAAGGATATTGAGCCGATACAATTCGGGAAAAAACTGCACATCATCCCCTCTTCTCTCGACCTCAGCGCTGCAGAAATCGAACTCAGTTCGGAAACCGGGCGGGAGTATATTCTCAATGAAATACTCGAACCGCTTAAATCTTCCTATGATCACATTCTTATCGACTGCCCTCCTTCGCTCGGACTCCTGACGATTAACGCTCTGGCAGCAGGAGAGCATGTCTTCATCCCCATACAGGCTGAATTTCTCGCACTCGACGGCCTGACCAAACTTCTTGATGTCATCACAAAAATCAAAAAACGCATCAACGACAACCTTGAAGTGTCGGGAATCTTCGTCACCCAGTATGATAAGCGCAAAATCCTGAACAGAGATGTCGCATCGGCCATCGACAAGCACTTCAAAGAAAAAGCGCTTTCCTCAAAAATCCGCAACAACGTAGCCCTGGCTGAAGCTCCGGGAGCAGGGGCGCATATTTTTGACTATAACGATAAATCCAATGGTGCTGAAGATTACATGGCCTTAACGAAAGAGATTCTTGCCGTTCTGAAAAAAAAGAAGTAA
- a CDS encoding ParA family protein — MKTIALYSIKGGVGKTATAVNLSFLASTIKPPVLICDLDPQGASSFYFRIVPNKKYNSTKFLKGSKKIYDNIKGTDFEQLDLLPADFSYRNLDIELGEEKNPQKKLKNNIRELSTEYEFIFFDCPPNLTLLSESVFAASDIILVPLIPTTLSLRTYEQLVNFFKENNLDTKKIRPFFTMVEQRKSMHREIVDAHSGKDRFFSQSIPYNSEIEKMGIYRAPLNAIHPHTPAAVAYKKLWNELIENMP; from the coding sequence ATGAAAACCATCGCACTCTACAGTATCAAAGGAGGAGTAGGCAAAACGGCCACGGCTGTCAACCTGAGTTTCCTTGCATCGACAATCAAGCCACCGGTGCTTATCTGCGATCTTGACCCTCAAGGGGCCAGCTCGTTTTACTTCAGGATCGTTCCAAACAAAAAATACAACAGCACCAAATTCCTCAAGGGCAGCAAGAAGATCTATGACAATATAAAAGGCACTGATTTTGAACAGCTTGACCTGCTTCCTGCTGACTTTTCCTACAGAAATCTCGATATCGAACTCGGGGAGGAAAAAAACCCTCAGAAAAAGCTGAAAAACAACATCAGGGAACTGAGCACAGAATACGAATTCATCTTTTTCGACTGCCCGCCGAACCTGACACTCTTATCGGAAAGTGTTTTTGCTGCTTCAGATATTATTCTTGTCCCGCTGATCCCGACAACCTTATCACTTCGAACCTATGAACAGCTGGTGAATTTTTTCAAGGAAAACAATCTTGACACAAAAAAGATCAGACCGTTTTTCACCATGGTCGAGCAGCGAAAATCGATGCATAGAGAGATCGTCGATGCTCACAGCGGAAAAGACAGATTTTTCAGTCAAAGCATTCCCTATAATTCAGAGATCGAAAAAATGGGCATCTACCGCGCACCGCTCAATGCAATCCACCCTCACACCCCGGCTGCTGTAGCCTATAAAAAGCTTTGGAATGAATTAATCGAAAACATGCCATAA
- a CDS encoding CHAD domain-containing protein yields MVINSYIRKNHTRSSIVHNYGINPGVMRQHHQPVLFRIRSTSTISSLIEPFLLKQDASAGIEQLATSHETVTFFDTFESQARKKNKGLIKKRNRLCLIDLKTGSEIVCCDFRKNPVFFLSGETAGSPIAPLLREITTLRAWIRLCSIEERVETFKVLDENQKTIATLSVMLFAGKKAASDATADPEVIDAAIKILPVRGYDEKARELASTIEASEESAGSISFTDIYHRILASATLMPLHYSSKPSAKLDPKSDIHDSARRLLLETLQIMKINEPWLTKNIDTEFLHDYRVAIRRSRSILAQLKGIFPPQQLRYFQQELRTLAKRTNNLRDQDVYLLEADTFSNLLPAHLRDHLELFFNDLKSARRSEHRSFSRYLRSQRHELLIEAWESFLHESAPPDIAQAPNSRQSTAAIAVFTIRKAWKKVLRHGRSTSPKAMDSELHALRIDCKKLRYLLEFFSSIFPPKTIGPVIRHLKKLQDNLGQFVDLSVQQDYLDLYLANLEHKPDNTGIAAAIGGLITTLYHEREEVRNQFHTAFNHFDSNESEALFTELFHQYRNA; encoded by the coding sequence ATGGTGATTAATTCTTATATTCGTAAAAACCACACCAGATCATCCATCGTCCACAACTACGGCATAAACCCGGGAGTCATGCGACAGCATCATCAACCCGTTCTGTTCAGAATCAGGTCAACCTCAACAATCTCTTCTCTTATCGAGCCTTTTCTGCTGAAACAAGACGCTTCAGCCGGAATTGAACAGCTTGCGACCAGTCATGAGACCGTTACATTTTTCGATACGTTCGAAAGCCAAGCGCGAAAAAAAAACAAAGGTCTCATAAAAAAGCGCAACCGCCTCTGCCTGATCGATTTGAAAACAGGCAGCGAAATCGTTTGCTGCGACTTCCGAAAAAACCCCGTTTTTTTTCTCTCCGGAGAAACCGCCGGTTCCCCGATTGCTCCCCTGCTCAGAGAGATCACGACGCTCCGGGCATGGATACGGCTCTGTTCGATTGAAGAGCGCGTCGAGACATTCAAGGTTCTCGATGAAAACCAGAAAACAATCGCAACACTCTCCGTGATGCTCTTTGCCGGCAAAAAAGCCGCCTCAGATGCTACAGCAGATCCTGAAGTAATTGATGCCGCCATCAAAATTCTGCCCGTTCGGGGATATGATGAAAAAGCTCGCGAACTCGCCTCAACGATTGAAGCCTCGGAAGAAAGCGCAGGAAGCATATCCTTCACCGACATCTACCACAGGATACTTGCATCAGCAACGCTGATGCCTCTGCACTACTCTTCAAAACCATCGGCCAAACTGGACCCGAAAAGCGATATTCACGACAGCGCAAGACGCCTGCTTCTGGAGACGCTGCAGATCATGAAAATCAACGAGCCCTGGCTGACGAAAAATATTGACACTGAATTTCTGCACGATTACAGGGTAGCCATACGGCGTTCCCGCTCCATTCTGGCACAATTGAAAGGCATTTTTCCGCCACAGCAACTCCGCTATTTCCAGCAGGAACTCAGAACGCTTGCAAAGCGGACAAACAACCTGCGAGATCAGGATGTCTATCTTCTTGAAGCCGATACGTTCAGCAACCTTCTCCCTGCCCATCTGCGTGATCATCTTGAACTGTTTTTCAATGACTTGAAATCAGCTCGAAGAAGCGAGCATCGCTCATTTTCACGCTATCTTCGATCTCAACGTCATGAACTGCTGATAGAGGCCTGGGAGAGCTTTCTGCATGAGAGCGCACCACCCGACATCGCACAAGCACCAAACAGTCGGCAATCCACCGCAGCAATAGCAGTGTTCACTATCAGAAAGGCATGGAAAAAGGTTCTTCGCCACGGCAGAAGCACAAGCCCGAAAGCAATGGACAGCGAGTTGCATGCATTACGTATTGACTGCAAAAAGCTCCGATACCTTCTCGAATTTTTCTCGAGCATTTTCCCCCCGAAAACAATCGGCCCCGTCATCCGGCATCTGAAAAAACTGCAGGACAACCTTGGCCAATTCGTTGATCTCTCGGTACAGCAGGATTATCTTGACCTCTATCTTGCCAATCTGGAGCACAAGCCGGACAATACCGGTATTGCAGCAGCGATCGGAGGCTTAATAACGACCCTCTACCATGAAAGAGAAGAGGTCCGGAATCAATTCCATACCGCATTCAATCATTTTGACAGCAATGAAAGCGAAGCCTTGTTTACAGAACTTTTTCATCAATACCGAAACGCATGA
- a CDS encoding BMP family lipoprotein has product MKFSVASLLLVLFFIAGCSSESPSGEDSPSSKMTVGMVFDVGGRGDKSFNDAAYHGLELSRDSLGIDFVYIEPSGEGADREAALRNLAADADVKLIFGVGLLFSRDIVAIAREFPDKYFACIDYVGEDGEVLPPNLSGIVFDDRKGSFLAGSMAAMVTRTRTIGFIGGMESNVIRRFHDGYVAGAKSVDPDITIISGYIGMTGSAFTNPSKGKELALGQFSKGADIIYQAAGASGLGVVEAARQTGKLVIGTDRDQEYLAPGHVLSSMIKGIDRAVLRSVEQLVSDSFPGGSVTVYGLDGRYTDYVYNAENAALVGDSVHARLESIRSKLIDGSLSVD; this is encoded by the coding sequence ATGAAATTTTCAGTTGCATCGCTGCTCCTGGTTCTTTTTTTTATCGCGGGCTGTTCATCAGAGTCTCCGTCCGGGGAGGATTCCCCCTCATCGAAGATGACTGTCGGTATGGTTTTCGACGTTGGAGGAAGAGGCGACAAGTCATTCAATGATGCTGCGTATCACGGCCTTGAACTTTCCAGAGATTCTCTCGGTATCGATTTTGTTTACATTGAGCCTTCCGGAGAAGGGGCTGACCGCGAGGCTGCTCTGCGCAATCTTGCCGCTGATGCGGATGTGAAGCTTATTTTTGGCGTTGGTCTGCTTTTCAGTCGCGATATAGTAGCCATCGCAAGGGAATTCCCAGATAAATATTTTGCCTGCATCGATTACGTTGGTGAAGATGGTGAGGTTTTGCCGCCAAACCTTTCCGGTATTGTTTTCGACGATCGTAAAGGCTCTTTTCTGGCCGGTTCCATGGCCGCTATGGTCACCCGGACCAGGACGATCGGTTTTATTGGCGGAATGGAATCGAACGTCATCAGGCGGTTTCATGACGGTTATGTCGCGGGAGCGAAATCTGTCGACCCTGATATTACGATTATTTCCGGCTACATTGGTATGACGGGTAGTGCATTTACCAATCCGTCGAAGGGGAAGGAACTTGCACTTGGACAATTCAGCAAGGGTGCTGATATTATTTATCAGGCAGCAGGAGCAAGCGGGCTCGGCGTCGTCGAGGCGGCTCGACAGACCGGAAAGCTGGTCATCGGTACGGATCGTGATCAGGAGTATCTCGCTCCGGGGCACGTCCTTTCAAGCATGATCAAAGGCATTGACCGGGCTGTTCTGAGAAGTGTCGAACAGCTGGTCAGCGATAGCTTTCCTGGCGGAAGCGTTACGGTGTATGGTCTTGACGGGCGCTATACTGACTATGTGTATAATGCCGAAAATGCGGCTTTGGTTGGTGATTCAGTACATGCAAGACTTGAATCAATCCGCAGTAAACTCATTGACGGCTCGCTGTCGGTCGACTGA